A region of Bacteroidota bacterium DNA encodes the following proteins:
- a CDS encoding type I restriction enzyme HsdR N-terminal domain-containing protein, translated as MHLNLPTYPFKLKKQQNKPFIYDQIRKKFVSLNPEEWVRQHIISYLITHKNISKAHIAVERQIVYLNTTKRFDVLVFNKNAETDILIECKAPSIQLNSETALQLALYNQQFKCKIIIISNGLQHFSWQLNSENQYELFSFFD; from the coding sequence TTGCACCTTAACCTACCAACATATCCATTTAAGCTAAAAAAGCAGCAAAATAAACCCTTTATTTACGACCAGATAAGGAAAAAATTTGTAAGCTTAAACCCCGAAGAGTGGGTAAGACAGCACATTATTAGCTATTTAATTACGCACAAAAATATTAGCAAAGCGCATATTGCTGTGGAACGACAAATAGTGTACTTAAATACTACAAAAAGGTTTGATGTTTTAGTTTTTAACAAAAATGCAGAAACTGATATTTTAATTGAATGCAAAGCACCATCTATTCAACTAAACAGCGAAACAGCCCTGCAATTAGCCTTGTACAACCAACAATTCAAATGTAAAATCATTATCATCAGCAACGGATTACAGCATTTTTCATGGCAGCTAAACTCCGAAAACCAGTACGAATTATTTAGCTTTTTTGATTGA
- a CDS encoding T9SS type A sorting domain-containing protein, which yields MKRIFLFGMAALSISAFAQAPQKTRLAKVTTGVEPMQATKTVKEADKPSVVRVNGSNKSTATFGKGAEFQRTAKVGETFNNQQTNGSVANHVYLHAGGKVSLTWTTAQDNPSQGSNSRGSGYNHFNGTSWINPTQASLRIDPERTGFPCYAYSAATNEEMIISHVVKASGTPNAGAATGLMLNRKTGLGAGTWTGTTVLDSSNIAIPGVLWNRSVVSGNYLHVFASFTDSGTNQPNRPYINGVRTPQVYSRLNISGNTWEVKKQVLTGYNSDRIWSGGGDNYAMDARGSNVAILIGGLTDDMMLFKSTDNGDTWTKTIIDSFPVPAYDYKTLVDTAMSNDGTVSVVLDADGNAHCFWAISQVLDNDTTDNSVTFFRGAGLNEIRHWKEGTPLDSIQIIGQSPDADGSGALNLSASWNATSARYGNISITSMPHASIVGDTIFMIFSGMTEGDADANGRNYRDVFLTYSTDKGATWDTTMQNLTQYMGFNLEEMYASISPTSDANLHITFSQSSSIGAYDATNNPDALGPYDLVYMSIPKSSILAKKTGISTLKNEVFNVVSNYPNPFNGKTNISVNFKQSTNAVVRVLNVMGQEVYNQSYDKIPAGLSNLEVNLSNVAAGVYFYSIEANGFKATGKMIAE from the coding sequence ATGAAGAGAATTTTCCTATTTGGTATGGCTGCCTTAAGCATTTCTGCTTTTGCGCAAGCACCGCAAAAAACAAGACTTGCAAAGGTTACAACAGGAGTTGAACCAATGCAAGCTACAAAAACTGTGAAGGAAGCTGACAAGCCTTCGGTAGTTAGAGTAAATGGTTCTAACAAATCAACTGCAACTTTTGGTAAAGGTGCAGAATTTCAAAGAACAGCTAAAGTTGGTGAAACTTTTAACAACCAACAAACCAATGGTTCTGTAGCTAACCACGTTTACTTACATGCCGGTGGAAAGGTTTCTTTAACCTGGACAACTGCTCAGGACAATCCTTCGCAAGGATCTAACTCAAGGGGTTCTGGTTATAATCATTTCAATGGAACTTCATGGATAAACCCAACTCAGGCATCTTTAAGAATTGACCCTGAGCGTACAGGTTTCCCTTGTTATGCATACAGCGCAGCTACAAACGAAGAAATGATTATATCGCACGTAGTAAAAGCTTCGGGTACTCCAAATGCGGGTGCTGCAACCGGTTTAATGTTAAACCGCAAAACCGGATTAGGTGCTGGTACCTGGACAGGAACTACTGTTTTAGATTCATCTAACATAGCTATACCGGGTGTTCTTTGGAACAGAAGTGTAGTATCGGGTAACTATTTACACGTATTTGCTTCTTTTACTGATTCTGGAACCAACCAACCTAACAGACCTTATATTAATGGTGTTAGAACGCCTCAGGTTTATTCACGTTTAAACATTAGCGGTAATACTTGGGAAGTTAAAAAACAAGTATTAACAGGTTACAACTCTGACCGTATCTGGAGTGGTGGAGGTGATAACTATGCAATGGATGCAAGAGGTTCAAACGTAGCTATTTTAATAGGTGGATTAACTGATGATATGATGTTATTCAAATCAACAGATAACGGAGATACCTGGACTAAAACCATTATTGATTCATTCCCGGTACCTGCTTACGATTACAAAACTTTAGTAGATACTGCTATGTCGAATGATGGAACAGTTAGCGTTGTTTTAGATGCTGACGGTAACGCACATTGCTTCTGGGCTATCAGCCAGGTGTTAGATAACGATACTACTGATAACTCAGTTACTTTCTTTAGAGGTGCAGGTTTAAATGAAATCAGACACTGGAAAGAAGGTACTCCTTTAGATAGTATTCAAATTATTGGTCAATCGCCTGATGCTGACGGAAGCGGTGCTTTAAATTTAAGTGCAAGCTGGAATGCAACAAGTGCTAGATATGGTAATATTTCCATTACTTCTATGCCACATGCTTCTATTGTAGGAGATACTATTTTCATGATATTTTCTGGTATGACTGAAGGTGATGCTGATGCTAACGGAAGAAACTACAGAGATGTGTTTTTAACTTACTCAACTGATAAAGGTGCTACTTGGGATACTACTATGCAAAACTTAACCCAATACATGGGCTTTAACTTAGAAGAAATGTACGCAAGTATTTCTCCAACAAGTGATGCTAACTTACACATTACTTTCTCTCAAAGCTCTTCAATTGGTGCTTATGATGCAACTAACAATCCTGATGCATTAGGTCCTTATGATTTGGTTTACATGAGCATTCCTAAATCGTCTATCTTAGCTAAAAAAACAGGTATTTCTACCCTTAAAAACGAAGTGTTTAATGTAGTTTCAAACTACCCTAATCCATTTAACGGTAAAACTAACATCAGCGTTAACTTTAAACAAAGTACTAATGCAGTAGTTCGCGTATTAAACGTAATGGGACAAGAAGTTTATAACCAATCATACGATAAAATTCCTGCAGGTTTATCTAACTTAGAAGTTAATCTTTCTAATGTGGCTGCCGGTGTTTATTTCTACAGCATTGAAGCCAATGGTTTTAAAGCTACAGGTAAAATGATTGCTGAATAA
- the holA gene encoding DNA polymerase III subunit delta, whose protein sequence is MATEISLQFNKIMQDLKAKKFAPVYVLHGEETYFVDVIANYIEHNALAEHEKGFNQTIFYAKDIEPNQVIESARRFPMMADKQLIIVKEAQGFKNFDSFETYLEKPVPSTILVICVKGKKLDKRTKFYKSADKYVTFESAKLYEKDLLPWIKSYVQTQGYTINDKSIALIADSLGSDLSKIANELDKLFINKNGPDKDITDNDIEKYIGISKEFNPYELLSAIAAKNSHRVFKIAHHLSRNKDFSIIPFVAMASGMFAKAYIISKTNTRDKKTIQSAFGLGYYQADDYVNLVKNYSMNELERIIALCAQYDLKSKGINSVALSSQEILKDFLVRLFK, encoded by the coding sequence GTGGCTACAGAAATATCTCTTCAGTTCAATAAAATAATGCAGGATTTAAAGGCAAAAAAGTTTGCTCCGGTTTATGTTTTGCATGGCGAAGAAACCTATTTTGTTGATGTTATTGCAAATTATATAGAACATAATGCATTAGCTGAACATGAAAAAGGCTTTAACCAAACCATATTTTATGCTAAGGATATAGAGCCTAATCAGGTAATTGAAAGTGCCAGGCGTTTCCCTATGATGGCTGATAAGCAACTTATTATTGTAAAGGAAGCACAGGGATTTAAAAACTTTGATTCATTTGAAACTTATTTAGAAAAGCCGGTTCCCAGTACTATATTGGTTATATGTGTAAAAGGGAAAAAGCTTGATAAACGTACCAAATTCTATAAATCGGCCGACAAGTATGTAACTTTTGAGAGTGCCAAACTATATGAAAAGGATTTATTACCTTGGATAAAAAGTTATGTTCAAACGCAGGGATACACTATCAACGATAAATCGATTGCATTGATTGCTGACTCGTTGGGAAGTGATTTATCAAAAATTGCCAATGAATTGGATAAACTGTTTATCAATAAAAACGGCCCTGATAAAGACATAACGGATAATGATATTGAAAAGTATATAGGCATTAGTAAAGAGTTTAATCCCTATGAATTATTATCAGCTATAGCTGCAAAAAACTCACACAGGGTGTTTAAAATAGCCCATCATTTATCAAGAAATAAAGACTTTTCTATTATTCCTTTTGTAGCTATGGCTAGCGGTATGTTTGCCAAAGCTTACATCATTTCAAAAACAAATACACGCGATAAAAAAACAATTCAGTCAGCATTTGGGTTAGGTTACTATCAGGCTGATGATTATGTGAATTTGGTAAAAAATTACTCCATGAACGAATTGGAACGTATTATAGCCTTGTGTGCTCAATACGACTTAAAAAGCAAGGGAATCAATAGTGTAGCGCTAAGTAGCCAGGAAATATTAAAAGATTTTTTGGTAAGACTATTCAAATAA
- a CDS encoding DUF4294 domain-containing protein, whose translation MPKSLFLFVALLCMLGSKAQDTIRNITLPDFIVNAQKDPEYEKKYQRLVYNVKKALPYAKLAAFRYQMLEQNLQLLNTEKARKAYLKKTEANIKDQFMDDLKGLTVSQGKILIKLIYRETGKTTYELLETYRGSFTAYYWQGMTKFFGGNLKDEYNPVEDWQIEQIIKQLGFE comes from the coding sequence ATGCCTAAATCACTATTTCTATTCGTTGCTTTGTTATGTATGCTTGGCTCAAAAGCACAGGATACTATTCGGAACATAACATTACCCGACTTTATTGTAAACGCGCAGAAGGATCCTGAATACGAAAAAAAATACCAGCGTTTGGTATACAACGTAAAAAAAGCGTTACCCTATGCTAAGCTGGCAGCTTTCAGATACCAAATGCTGGAGCAAAACCTGCAGTTACTAAATACGGAAAAGGCTCGTAAAGCTTACTTAAAGAAAACGGAGGCCAATATAAAGGATCAGTTTATGGATGACTTAAAAGGATTGACTGTTAGCCAGGGTAAAATACTTATTAAGCTTATTTATAGAGAAACAGGTAAAACTACTTATGAATTATTAGAAACATATCGGGGTAGCTTTACTGCTTATTACTGGCAAGGTATGACCAAATTTTTTGGTGGTAATTTAAAAGATGAATATAATCCGGTAGAAGATTGGCAAATAGAACAAATAATCAAGCAACTTGGCTTTGAATAA
- a CDS encoding Crp/Fnr family transcriptional regulator produces the protein MYNQIDQYIFNCITLNESELNFFHSILRFKKVKRKTLLLTMGEVCNFEAFIIKGCMRIYHIDENDQEVVLHFGTENWWVSDLASYTQNTPTQLNIQALEDCELFIIEKQDKEKLFETVPQFERMFRLMIQKTHAALQQRFLNTLSKDAETRYKTFLLTYPEIPQRVAQHHIASFLGISAEFLSKIRTKMAKSHS, from the coding sequence ATGTATAATCAAATAGATCAATACATTTTTAACTGCATCACACTTAACGAAAGTGAACTCAACTTTTTTCATTCCATATTACGGTTTAAAAAAGTAAAACGCAAAACACTTTTACTTACTATGGGTGAGGTTTGCAACTTTGAAGCCTTCATTATTAAAGGTTGTATGCGTATTTACCATATTGATGAAAACGACCAGGAAGTAGTATTACATTTTGGTACCGAAAACTGGTGGGTAAGTGATTTGGCCAGTTATACACAAAACACGCCTACTCAACTTAACATTCAGGCATTAGAAGACTGTGAGCTGTTTATTATAGAAAAGCAGGATAAAGAAAAACTATTTGAAACAGTGCCGCAATTTGAACGCATGTTCAGGTTAATGATTCAGAAAACACATGCCGCTTTGCAACAACGTTTTTTAAATACTTTATCAAAAGATGCTGAAACACGTTACAAAACATTTTTATTAACCTATCCCGAAATACCCCAGCGCGTAGCCCAGCACCATATTGCCTCATTTTTAGGGATAAGCGCTGAGTTTTTAAGTAAAATAAGAACCAAAATGGCTAAAAGCCATTCCTGA
- a CDS encoding glycosyltransferase, with protein MKIKICHFSSVHSIIDTRVFYRECVSMATDFDVTLIAIGNYSGNKNGVKIIGIPKPKNRWQRVFATIFNVFTLALKEQAHIYHIHDAEMLPFGLLLSLLGKKVIYDIHENTKQDILLKPWIPAKRKQLIANFYDRLLSYSSKHIHYIPVVANDSFLPIFHVKPNQYTIIENFADAEKMKPYCIDDRLSLTGNHIFYVGMIKDMYYDINVLINALYLLKQKGQVYYLHCVGYFGSRTDQNFESNPHYHEIKNQIHFYGYLDMDTAYKISMQCRIAICLKNQPTEMIVSHERKFFEYLAVGLPSVFCNSTIYTDVLQKYQVGIAVDLNNATEVSDAIAKLFNDTAFYNNCISACLSATETHYNWQKEATKLSSLYRKLAIN; from the coding sequence TTGAAAATTAAAATCTGCCATTTTTCTTCAGTACATAGTATTATAGACACACGCGTTTTTTATCGGGAATGTGTAAGTATGGCAACTGATTTTGATGTAACTTTAATTGCCATCGGCAATTATTCAGGTAATAAAAACGGGGTTAAAATTATTGGTATTCCCAAACCTAAAAATCGTTGGCAGAGAGTTTTTGCCACTATTTTTAACGTTTTCACACTGGCATTAAAAGAACAAGCACATATTTACCATATACACGATGCTGAAATGCTTCCATTTGGATTATTGCTTTCCCTTTTAGGCAAAAAAGTAATTTACGATATTCATGAAAATACCAAACAGGATATTTTACTAAAACCATGGATTCCCGCAAAACGAAAACAGTTAATTGCCAACTTTTACGATAGACTTTTAAGTTATTCAAGTAAGCATATTCATTATATACCGGTAGTTGCCAACGACTCTTTCTTGCCCATTTTCCATGTAAAACCAAACCAGTATACCATTATTGAAAATTTTGCCGATGCAGAAAAAATGAAACCCTATTGCATAGATGACAGGCTATCGTTAACAGGTAATCATATATTTTATGTGGGCATGATTAAGGATATGTATTACGACATCAATGTTTTAATCAATGCCCTTTATTTACTGAAACAAAAAGGCCAAGTATATTACCTGCACTGCGTTGGTTATTTTGGCTCACGAACCGATCAAAACTTTGAAAGCAATCCGCATTACCATGAAATAAAAAATCAAATTCATTTTTATGGATACTTGGATATGGATACTGCTTATAAAATAAGCATGCAATGCAGAATAGCCATTTGTTTAAAAAACCAGCCCACTGAAATGATTGTGAGCCATGAAAGAAAGTTTTTTGAATACCTGGCAGTAGGTTTACCTTCCGTTTTTTGTAACAGCACCATTTATACTGATGTGTTGCAAAAATACCAAGTAGGAATAGCTGTTGATTTAAATAATGCTACTGAAGTAAGTGATGCCATAGCAAAACTATTTAATGATACTGCATTTTATAATAACTGTATCAGTGCTTGTTTAAGTGCTACTGAAACCCACTACAACTGGCAAAAAGAAGCAACAAAACTATCATCCTTATATCGTAAACTAGCTATAAACTAA
- a CDS encoding substrate-binding domain-containing protein, whose protein sequence is MFKTIRVGGVPEHFNLAWHLAIERGDFAKKGIAIEWIDVPGGTGAMCKMLRDGEIDIAIALTEGVVSDIMQGNPSKLVQFYVNSPLRWGIFVDAKSNIKTISQMQGQKYAISRYKSGSHLMAYVNAANNGLSINDSEDFVLVGNLNGARKALAANEAQLFMWEKFTTKPYVDSGEFRMIGECKTPWPCFAIVATDNFINTQPTTLDEVLEVVNKSCNDLKYNDEAVDLIAWRYQIKLADAMSWFSELEYAAKAEVSEEEMNQILDKLVQFNIIESKPDIFDICYNKTLEPIQ, encoded by the coding sequence ATGTTTAAAACAATAAGAGTTGGAGGCGTACCGGAGCATTTTAACTTAGCCTGGCACCTGGCTATTGAACGTGGCGATTTTGCCAAAAAAGGAATTGCCATTGAATGGATTGATGTGCCCGGAGGCACAGGAGCCATGTGTAAAATGTTGCGCGATGGCGAAATTGATATTGCCATTGCTTTAACCGAAGGAGTAGTTTCCGATATTATGCAAGGTAATCCAAGTAAGCTGGTACAGTTTTACGTTAACTCCCCTTTACGTTGGGGTATTTTTGTTGATGCCAAATCAAACATCAAAACCATTAGCCAAATGCAAGGCCAGAAATATGCCATTAGCCGATATAAATCGGGATCGCATTTAATGGCTTATGTAAATGCCGCTAACAATGGTTTATCCATTAACGATAGCGAAGATTTTGTTTTAGTAGGTAATTTAAACGGAGCCAGGAAAGCTTTAGCCGCTAACGAAGCCCAGTTATTTATGTGGGAAAAATTTACGACTAAACCTTATGTAGATAGTGGTGAGTTTAGAATGATTGGAGAATGTAAAACACCTTGGCCATGTTTTGCCATAGTAGCTACGGATAATTTTATCAATACACAACCCACTACCCTTGATGAAGTATTGGAAGTAGTAAACAAAAGCTGTAACGACTTAAAATATAACGATGAAGCGGTTGACCTAATTGCCTGGCGTTATCAAATAAAACTGGCCGATGCGATGTCGTGGTTTTCGGAGTTAGAATATGCCGCCAAAGCAGAGGTAAGTGAAGAGGAAATGAACCAGATATTAGATAAGTTAGTTCAGTTTAATATTATAGAAAGCAAGCCTGATATTTTCGATATTTGTTATAACAAAACACTCGAACCCATTCAGTAA
- a CDS encoding sigma-70 family RNA polymerase sigma factor: MQTSNVSDDELIIQYLNGNARSFEILLRKHKNAAFATILQKVKSKDDAEEIFQNVFIKIIEVINDGRYTEIGKFKPYLLCLCNNFCIDYLRKSSRKKDIVFSSFISSSDEDESYSYFDNYADDKVKMPFVEYEAEQEAKIIRQLILELPQDQQEVIILKQWGNMKFREIADHLGENINTIQGRFRYGVRKLKFLLKKHQVEISPN; this comes from the coding sequence ATGCAAACTTCAAATGTTAGTGACGATGAATTAATTATTCAGTATCTGAATGGTAATGCCCGTAGCTTTGAAATTTTACTGCGTAAGCATAAAAATGCTGCATTCGCTACTATTTTACAAAAAGTAAAAAGTAAAGATGATGCTGAAGAAATTTTCCAAAATGTATTCATCAAAATTATTGAAGTAATCAATGATGGTAGATACACTGAAATTGGTAAGTTCAAGCCTTATCTACTGTGTTTATGCAACAATTTTTGTATCGATTACCTACGTAAATCATCACGAAAAAAAGACATTGTATTCTCCAGTTTCATCAGTTCATCTGACGAAGATGAATCATACTCTTATTTTGATAACTATGCTGACGACAAGGTTAAAATGCCTTTTGTTGAATATGAAGCTGAACAAGAAGCTAAAATAATACGACAACTAATACTGGAGCTACCGCAAGATCAACAAGAGGTTATTATCTTAAAACAATGGGGCAATATGAAATTCAGGGAAATTGCAGACCATTTAGGTGAAAATATAAATACCATTCAAGGTCGTTTCAGGTATGGGGTGAGAAAATTAAAATTCCTGTTAAAAAAACATCAAGTTGAAATTTCACCTAATTAA
- a CDS encoding OmpA family protein yields the protein MNKTKKGAVIGVAGGGIIGAVIGRASGNTALGALIGATVGGATGIIIGRKMDKQAEDLKNSIPDAKVYRVGEGIIVEFNSKILFGIDKSDLNDNAKDNLGKLVSVLNKYPETNIEIQGHTDNAGTDQYNMSLSKRRASSVASWLKNSGVVGRRISTKGYGESAPNYTNETEDGRAQNRRVEFLITANSKMRAEAEKESTN from the coding sequence ATGAACAAAACTAAAAAGGGAGCGGTAATTGGCGTAGCAGGAGGAGGTATTATAGGTGCGGTAATTGGCAGAGCATCGGGCAATACAGCCTTAGGTGCTTTAATAGGTGCTACAGTTGGTGGAGCAACAGGTATTATAATAGGCCGAAAAATGGATAAGCAAGCAGAAGATTTAAAAAATTCGATTCCTGATGCCAAGGTCTATAGAGTAGGTGAAGGAATTATAGTAGAATTTAACAGCAAAATTCTTTTTGGAATTGATAAATCAGATTTGAATGATAATGCCAAAGATAATTTAGGCAAATTGGTAAGTGTGTTAAATAAATACCCCGAAACGAATATTGAAATTCAAGGACATACTGATAACGCAGGAACAGATCAATACAACATGAGTTTATCAAAGCGCAGGGCTTCATCGGTAGCTAGTTGGCTAAAAAATAGTGGTGTTGTAGGTAGAAGAATAAGCACCAAAGGCTATGGCGAAAGTGCACCCAATTACACCAATGAAACAGAAGATGGTAGAGCACAAAACAGGCGTGTTGAATTTTTGATAACGGCCAATAGCAAAATGCGTGCAGAGGCCGAAAAGGAATCAACTAACTAA
- a CDS encoding porin family protein — protein MKSIFIVSLFLLAFNLNTSAQNNTLGSMSFGIYGGINFQNINGDDGGGSTLSNSLVTRFNIGVNEEIPIATDFYIQPGLQFISKGTEGNVNYTDNSGTRSLTRNLSIFYIELPVNLVYKPLLGTGHLVLAFGPYVGYAMAGNAKFTGTNAPANTDLQFTTDAPGSDANNLIYYKRWDVGANFCVGYEFSNGINMMLTSQLGLININANSSSKLSEKNTGFGLSVGYRFL, from the coding sequence ATGAAAAGTATTTTTATAGTTTCCCTTTTTTTACTAGCGTTTAACCTAAATACTAGCGCACAAAACAATACGCTAGGCAGTATGTCGTTTGGCATATATGGTGGTATAAATTTTCAAAACATCAATGGAGATGATGGTGGAGGCAGTACACTTTCCAACTCGTTGGTAACCCGATTTAATATAGGAGTAAACGAGGAAATTCCAATTGCAACTGATTTTTACATACAACCTGGCTTGCAGTTTATATCAAAAGGAACTGAGGGAAATGTAAATTACACTGATAATTCAGGAACTCGTTCTTTAACCCGAAACTTGTCTATATTTTATATTGAGCTACCTGTTAATTTAGTGTATAAACCATTATTAGGAACCGGACATTTGGTATTGGCATTTGGACCTTATGTTGGCTATGCCATGGCTGGTAATGCCAAATTTACTGGCACCAATGCGCCTGCCAATACCGACTTACAATTTACAACCGATGCACCAGGCAGCGATGCAAATAACCTTATTTACTATAAAAGATGGGATGTAGGTGCTAACTTTTGCGTAGGTTATGAATTTAGCAATGGCATAAACATGATGCTTACTTCACAATTAGGGCTAATAAATATTAATGCTAACAGCAGCAGTAAACTAAGCGAAAAAAATACTGGCTTTGGCTTATCAGTCGGCTATAGGTTTTTATAG
- a CDS encoding cysteine desulfurase family protein — MDRIYLDNAATTPLDKTVADAMYNVMVNEFGNPSSTHAHGRVTRSLIEECRRKVAQLINCSPGEVFFTSGGTEADNMAIRKAVKDYNIKNIITSPIEHHAVLHTIEELDHAGKIKMHLVQLTENGHVNYEHLEELLKNNPNALVSLMHANNEIGNLLNVEQVGNLCEQYNALFHCDTVQTIGHYPIDVQKLKVHFIACAAHKFNGPKGVGFIYINSSTKLQPFITGGAQERNMRGGTENLYGIVGLTTALELAYSHVAEKQAQIQSLKTYMIEKLKAAIPEIKFNGDAEGNSLYTVLNVSFPPHPIGEMLLFKLDIAGISVSGGSACSSGSEVGSHVLRALNVEPNRAPVRFSFGKQNTREDIDKTVAVLAEMFQSKKAAV; from the coding sequence ATGGACAGAATTTATCTTGATAACGCAGCAACCACTCCTCTTGACAAAACAGTTGCAGATGCCATGTACAACGTAATGGTGAACGAATTTGGAAATCCAAGTAGTACCCATGCGCATGGTAGAGTAACGCGTAGTTTAATTGAAGAATGCAGAAGGAAAGTTGCTCAGCTAATCAATTGTTCACCGGGTGAAGTATTTTTTACTTCAGGCGGTACCGAAGCCGATAATATGGCTATTAGAAAAGCGGTAAAAGATTACAATATAAAAAACATTATTACCTCTCCTATTGAGCACCATGCCGTGTTACATACTATAGAAGAGCTTGACCACGCAGGAAAAATAAAAATGCATTTGGTTCAATTAACAGAGAATGGACATGTTAATTACGAACATTTAGAAGAACTATTAAAAAACAACCCCAATGCTTTGGTAAGTTTAATGCATGCCAACAATGAAATCGGTAATTTATTAAACGTTGAACAAGTAGGTAATTTATGCGAGCAATACAATGCTTTATTCCATTGCGATACTGTTCAAACCATAGGCCACTACCCTATTGATGTACAAAAGTTAAAAGTACATTTTATAGCTTGTGCTGCGCATAAATTTAACGGCCCTAAGGGAGTTGGCTTTATTTATATAAACTCCTCTACCAAATTACAACCATTTATTACCGGTGGAGCACAGGAAAGAAACATGCGTGGTGGTACAGAAAACCTGTATGGTATAGTTGGACTTACTACAGCCTTAGAATTAGCTTATAGCCACGTAGCAGAAAAACAAGCACAAATTCAATCGTTAAAAACATATATGATTGAAAAATTGAAGGCTGCCATACCTGAAATAAAATTTAATGGTGATGCAGAAGGTAACTCATTATATACCGTGTTAAATGTTTCATTTCCTCCTCATCCTATAGGCGAAATGTTATTGTTTAAATTAGACATTGCAGGTATTTCAGTAAGTGGTGGCAGCGCTTGCAGTAGTGGTTCAGAAGTAGGAAGCCATGTATTACGTGCTTTAAATGTAGAACCTAACAGAGCACCTGTTCGTTTTTCGTTTGGTAAACAAAACACCCGTGAAGATATTGATAAAACGGTGGCTGTTTTAGCTGAAATGTTTCAGTCGAAAAAGGCTGCTGTTTAA